From Ipomoea triloba cultivar NCNSP0323 chromosome 5, ASM357664v1, the proteins below share one genomic window:
- the LOC116020812 gene encoding L-aminoadipate-semialdehyde dehydrogenase-phosphopantetheinyl transferase-like: MELENGVQRWVVDISEWDPTPHGFSFAMSFLPNHEHSSITRFVKIEDRKRALVSRLLQYALVHQVLGIPYNEICIRRTVEGKPYLVYGGTVLDFPNFNFNASHQGDYVAIASEPICLVGLDIVDHYIPEKESVREFIQSFSSYFSRLEWNAILNAGSDDQMLGEFYRYWSLKEAFVKAMGEGVGHRLDNVEFHHTSWENILVRVDGKELKDWRFWLFELGKNHVASIARGHPMSATATYKKTQRRAVFDEKEYNRGLHLPNAGFLLRKVDELFPYRCGVVRMPIGLLQRGDASENEGEVKGSH; encoded by the exons atggAATTGGAAAACGGTGTTCAGAGATGGGTAGTTGACATCTCGGAGTGGGACCCAACACCCCATGGCTTTTCCTTCGCCATGTCCTTTCTTCCCAACCATGAACATTCCTCCATCACTAG atttgtcaaaattgaagaTAGGAAACGAGCTCTGGTGAGCAGATTGTTGCAGTATGCTTTGGTACATCAAGTATTGGGAATCCCGTACAATGAGATATGTATTAGGCGCACCGTTGAGGGGAAACCATATCTG GTATATGGCGGTACTGTCTTGGACTTTCCAAACTTTAACTTCAATGCTTCTCATCAAGGTGATTACGTGGCAATAGCTTCTGAACCAATATGTCTCGTTGGACTGGATATTGTTGATCATTACATCCCTGAGAAAGAATCAGTTAGAGAATTCATTCAAAGCTTTTCATCGTACTTCTCGAGATTAGAATGGAATGCAATTTTAAATGCAGGCTCTGACGATCAAATGTTAGGAGAGTTTTATAG ATACTGGAGTTTGAAGGAAGCGTTCGTCAAAGCCATGGGTGAAGGTGTTGGGCACAGATTGGACAACGTCGAATTTCACCACACTAGTTGGGAGAACATACTTGTCAGAGTCGATGGTAAAGAACTGAAAGACTGGAGATTTTGGCTATTTGAACTGGGAAAGAATCACGTG GCTTCGATTGCGAGGGGTCATCCAATGTCTGCTACTGCAACTTACAAGAAAACACAGAGGCGGGCTGTTTTTGATGAGAAAGAATACAACCGCGGTCTTCATCTTCCAAACGCTGGATTTTTGTTGCGAAAGGTAGACGAGCTTTTTCCCTACCGTTGTGGGGTAGTTAGAATGCCTATTGGGTTATTGCAGAGAGGTGATGCTTCAGAGAATGAAGGAGAAGTGAAAGGCAGCCACTGA